The genomic stretch CGGTTTTCCGTCAGCTGCCCGATGTCCAGTATTGGGGGTAAAAAAGAAACGCCTAAAGAAGTTTATACATTTCCTAATATTTGTTTAGATGCCATGTTAGAAATGTaattgggaaaaaaatgaacattaatttaaaaaaaaagtctattgaaacaaatattttgttgttgtttcgcCACTCTATTAAAAAAGGGAAGGGCTGAGTTTTGTTATGATTTgtttcaaaaggaaggatgggCAGAAAAGGTTATTTTTGGCCTTACGAATAATTCAATTTTAGAATAGTTAACTTAAAATAGCGTTGtgtcttttttctttcagattgTTCAATTGATGAACTAAcaggactaaacccaacatcTGTAAGACCTGATAACGTCCATCAAGCTATTACTTTTAATGACACAGACTCTCTTTGTGAAGGTGCAGTAACAAACAAAATCTGGGCAAATATATAGCTTGAGAAGAAACCCTCCTAAGCAAAACATACAATTGTGAATGCTTTAATTGTTTATAGTTCAGTGGTGTCCAACCTTTTTCAGCCTGAAATTGTTTATAGTTCAGTGGTGTCCAACCTTTTTCAGCCTGAAATTGTTTATAGTTCAGTGGTGTCCAACTTTTTTCAACCTGAAATTGTTTATAGTTCAGTGGTGTCCAACCTTTTTCAGCCTGACATTGTTTATAGTTCAGTGGTGTCCAACCTTTTTCAGCCTGAAATTGTTTATAGTTCAGTGGTGTCCAACCTTTTTCAGCCTaaaggggggggagaatttcaATTTAGAGCATGAGCCActacacttaaaaaaataatagtctATTTCCACGGAATCATTCCACATACAGCCTAATTATGTACTGGACAGAATTAACCATATGCCGGATTTGACTTGCAGACCGTAGCTTGGACGTCgcttgttttatttaatatatttttaacggTCAAGTAGGAAATGTTGTTAATGCAGTCTCTTTGTGTCTCTGTTTAGTTAGCAAATTTCAGCATCTCAAGAAACCAAAAGcactttcttttaaattattttgtaaccCAATACCTACAGATGGtattttctaaaagtattttgtaaCCCAATACCTACagatggtatttaaaaaaattattttgtaaccCAATACCTACGgatggtattttaaaaaaaatattttgtaacccAATACCTACGgatggtatttaaaaaaaattattacttctTAGTTCACATTGGAACATTCGTTATAAATTTTATTGGCTTTGTAAAACAATGTTTATGGATGTAAAATGACTATTTCAATTGCAGTTTAAGTCATTAGCCATTGACTTttagaacaacaacaaatgaaatAGTCTTTTGTTTTGcaggttttgtatttgaagcgTGAACTGAGCGAGATCTCTTTAATGTGTGCAATGAACAAGATCTGAGACATCAAcgtttttaatttcaatatataaaaaaagttaataaaaaaaaatactttttagcaTTTATGTTTTGCAGATAATTGTTTTTATAACTTATTTGTTTTGTCGATGAGGCATTTTATTTTCCCGACTTCGTTATTATCGAGTAGTAACACACACAGAAATTcattcaaatttatatttagtCCCGTTTGTCTGTTGTGGCTGAACGTTTAAACGCCTGGCTTCTGAATCtaggtttgaatctctgtgaagactgggattttgaatttcgggatttttacgGTGCCCATAACTTCACTCAACCCTAATGGTTACATGAAATTAGTTTTGTGAAAGTAAAcccggttggtcgttgtactggccgtttgccaaaaaaaaaaaatcccagatCGCCCAGTAGATCGCAAGGCCACACACATCAACAAAAACACCGAGCACATAAAACAACATCTACATTCATTACAAAGTTTTGAAATCTATACtctacataacaaaataattatcttaTCATGCTTGATATTCCAGAGTTTCATTGCCACGCAACAAGTCAATCAGATGTCCAGTGTGATTACAACTGTCTTCATATTATAGGTAATCTACCCTTTGTGCTTTGGCcttttaaaaaagctataatTGATACGATTTTCAAAAATTGTTTTCACAATGATAAGATGTACATCACTATTTGACAGAGTAGCATGAACCGTTTGGTTACATGCGAAGGGGACTCAAGTCTGGACACTGCCTCGAGCGGAGTTGTCTTTGCTGACCGCCTAAAAGCAGCAAGAAAATCCtttcccccctcctcccactgATCAACAAAATATAATTGACCAGAAAGTACTGAGTGTATAGGCGTAGGGAGGGGCAAGGGGGTGCATCATATTCCGGGCTCCCCTAGAAaaggcaaaacaaaaataaataaatctagaaaaataaaaataaaatacttaaaaaaacaacaacaaagcttataattaagtgtagttgtatcaaatagtttggatcagtcatgtgattaaatttgttatagaccTAGACAACCAATAATAAATTTCCTAGCACTCAGATACTAATTTGTCAAAAAATCTAGACCTAATCAGTAGAGTTAGTCTGACCCCACATTCACTCTACCCCATAGGTCAAGCTGTCATAAGACCAGTCCAAAGTTCACCCACAGTCCtctttcacaaaaaaaaacagtaagaAAAGGCCTTTGTCTTATTTTTTCTaaggtttttaaatttaattgtgCACATTTTATTGCAATTCTTCAGTCCAATGCCATATTAACTCACTCCTAATACATTGTGTCTAATACAGTTTCTAAATCAACAGGTCAACATGAACAACAAATATCAGATGCTGGGAAAACGGATCATCGCAAATACTTGAAGGAATGCTCTCGGAATCCAGGTCACACAAAATTTATCCCAGTCAATGCATTTGGCTTATATCATCTGCCTGAAGGTCACCGTGACAAGGATCTGTATGACCTAATTAAGGCCGCGGCTGACCTGACAGTGAAAGTGAGTGTCACTATGACCAGCCCACATAGACCAGAGTTTTTGCCAAACACAgaaattccatattttttatacaACAAGAGAGGAGGTCAACATCTGAGAACAGGGACTGGCTTTATCAACGAAATTAGACGAAATACTATGGGATCATGCCCATGTAATACATGCAAACAGACAagccaaaaaaacaaagtttgttGCAACATTACAATATGGACAGCTACTAACTTAGTTTTTGATGATATTGAGGCCAACAATATGTTGTTAACATTGTTTTATGATGACCAAGATGGTTTAGAGATAGAACTAAAAGTTATTGCCATCGAGTCCTCTCATGACGTCAGCAGAGATATATGTTGGATTCAATTCAATACTTGTGGTGAAATTATTGTTGAAAGACTCCAGAGAGCGATTACACTTTTCGACGATGCCTGTacgaaagtaaacaaaaaatatactcAATCGAAAAAGATGGACAAGTTAATGTTTATAATCTCACATCCTCATGGCTGTTACAAGCAGGTCAGTATTGGTCACTGGAATGACAAGTTGAAAATGGGTAGTGGCTTTAAGTTGACCCACACAGCAGGTACATGCCAAGGAAGTGCTGGAGCTAGGGTCCACTGTGTGGAGAATGACGACTACTGGGTTTACTGTGGACGTTCAAAATCTGGACTTCAGTATAGCTGTTGCTAATAGTACCTTGCCAACTTTGAGAAGAAAGTGTGTACATACAAATGCCGTTTCCTTGTGTTT from Biomphalaria glabrata chromosome 9, xgBioGlab47.1, whole genome shotgun sequence encodes the following:
- the LOC106061590 gene encoding uncharacterized protein LOC106061590 isoform X1, with protein sequence MMRTYQEVSDVVYRLHKLDKIMGLLNTILMDIGLMKKKGELWVEEKESLSYTEVKQFLSEKTEEIYGDLLFKANKTLAKLRDLNLNSKQVEDVDQIIVLKEASSSKDCSIDELTGLNPTSVRPDNVHQAITFNDTDSLCEEFHCHATSQSDVQCDYNCLHIIGQHEQQISDAGKTDHRKYLKECSRNPGHTKFIPVNAFGLYHLPEGHRDKDLYDLIKAAADLTVKVSVTMTSPHRPEFLPNTEIPYFLYNKRGGQHLRTGTGFINEIRRNTMGSCPCNTCKQTSQKNKVCCNITIWTATNLVFDDIEANNMLLTLFYDDQDGLEIELKVIAIESSHDVSRDICWIQFNTCGEIIVERLQRAITLFDDACTKVNKKYTQSKKMDKLMFIISHPHGCYKQVSIGHWNDKLKMGSGFKLTHTAGTCQGSAGARVHCVENDDYWVYCGRSKSGLQYSCC
- the LOC106061590 gene encoding uncharacterized protein LOC106061590 isoform X2; translated protein: MRTYQEVSDVVYRLHKLDKIMGLLNTILMDIGLMKKKGELWVEEKESLSYTEVKQFLSEKTEEIYGDLLFKANKTLAKLRDLNLNSKQVEDVDQIIVLKEASSSKDCSIDELTGLNPTSVRPDNVHQAITFNDTDSLCEEFHCHATSQSDVQCDYNCLHIIGQHEQQISDAGKTDHRKYLKECSRNPGHTKFIPVNAFGLYHLPEGHRDKDLYDLIKAAADLTVKVSVTMTSPHRPEFLPNTEIPYFLYNKRGGQHLRTGTGFINEIRRNTMGSCPCNTCKQTSQKNKVCCNITIWTATNLVFDDIEANNMLLTLFYDDQDGLEIELKVIAIESSHDVSRDICWIQFNTCGEIIVERLQRAITLFDDACTKVNKKYTQSKKMDKLMFIISHPHGCYKQVSIGHWNDKLKMGSGFKLTHTAGTCQGSAGARVHCVENDDYWVYCGRSKSGLQYSCC